The Marinobacter subterrani genome has a segment encoding these proteins:
- the pheS gene encoding phenylalanine--tRNA ligase subunit alpha, translating into MENLEQLVQDGLAAVDKADSLQALDQIRVEYLGKKGAITQQAKTLGKLSAEERPAAGQKINEAKGRVEQAINARRSDLERAAIEQKLASESIDVTLPGRGQELGGLHPVTRTLQRIEQFFSRAGYTVEQGPEIEDDYHNFEALNIPGHHPARAMHDTFYFNPGTLLRTHTSPVQIRTMEAGKPPFRMICPGRVYRCDSDMTHTPMFHQVEGLLVEKNVSFADLKSTVEEFLRVFFEQDLQVRFRPSYFPFTEPSAEVDIEWGREADGSIKWLEVMGCGMVHPKVFDYCGIDAEDYRGFAFGMGVERLAMLRYGVSDLRMFFENDLRFLRQFR; encoded by the coding sequence ATGGAAAACCTGGAGCAACTGGTTCAGGACGGTCTGGCGGCAGTAGACAAAGCTGATAGCCTGCAGGCACTTGATCAAATTCGCGTTGAGTATCTTGGCAAAAAGGGTGCGATTACCCAGCAGGCGAAAACCCTGGGCAAGCTGTCCGCTGAAGAACGTCCGGCCGCCGGCCAGAAGATCAATGAAGCCAAGGGGCGGGTGGAGCAGGCGATCAACGCACGACGGAGTGATCTTGAACGCGCCGCCATTGAACAGAAGCTTGCCAGCGAGTCCATTGACGTGACGCTGCCTGGCCGGGGCCAGGAGCTGGGGGGGCTGCATCCCGTTACCCGAACTCTGCAGCGCATTGAGCAGTTTTTCTCCAGGGCGGGCTATACCGTTGAGCAGGGGCCGGAGATCGAAGACGATTATCACAACTTCGAAGCCCTGAATATTCCGGGGCACCATCCGGCCCGCGCCATGCACGATACCTTCTATTTCAATCCGGGCACTCTGCTGAGAACCCATACCTCACCGGTCCAGATCCGCACCATGGAGGCTGGCAAACCGCCATTCCGGATGATCTGCCCCGGCCGGGTGTACCGCTGCGATTCGGACATGACCCATACGCCGATGTTCCATCAGGTGGAAGGTCTGCTGGTCGAGAAAAACGTCAGCTTTGCGGATCTGAAAAGCACCGTTGAGGAATTTCTCCGGGTCTTTTTCGAGCAGGATCTTCAGGTTCGTTTTCGTCCGTCCTACTTCCCCTTTACGGAGCCCTCCGCTGAAGTGGATATTGAATGGGGCCGGGAAGCCGATGGCAGCATCAAGTGGCTCGAAGTAATGGGCTGCGGCATGGTGCATCCCAAAGTATTCGATTATTGCGGAATTGATGCCGAGGACTACCGTGGCTTTGCCTTTGGGATGGGCGTCGAGCGTCTGGCCATGCTCCGCTACGGAGTGAGCGATCTGCGCATGTTCTTTGAGAATGATCTGCGCTTCCTGCGCCAGTTCCGTTGA
- the rplT gene encoding 50S ribosomal protein L20, which yields MARVKRGVVARRRHKKILDQAKGYYGARSRVFRVAKQAVIKAGQYAYRDRRNRKRAFRALWIARINAGARANGLSYSRLIAGLKKANVEIDRKVLADLAMNEQQAFAAVVEKAKASL from the coding sequence ATGGCTCGTGTAAAACGTGGTGTGGTCGCACGCCGTCGTCACAAGAAGATTCTCGATCAGGCCAAAGGTTACTACGGCGCTCGCAGCCGGGTATTTCGTGTAGCCAAGCAAGCGGTTATCAAGGCCGGCCAGTATGCATACCGTGACCGTCGTAACCGTAAACGTGCTTTCCGCGCGCTGTGGATTGCCCGTATCAATGCTGGCGCCCGCGCCAACGGTCTGTCCTACAGCCGTCTGATCGCTGGCCTTAAAAAGGCTAACGTTGAAATCGATCGTAAGGTTCTGGCCGATCTGGCCATGAACGAGCAGCAGGCGTTTGCTGCCGTTGTTGAGAAGGCCAAAGCGTCCCTGTGA
- the rpmI gene encoding 50S ribosomal protein L35, which produces MPKMKTKSGATKRFKKTATGFKHKQSFTSHILTKKSPKRKRQLRGTKLIAKSDVASIKRMTAC; this is translated from the coding sequence ATGCCCAAGATGAAAACCAAAAGCGGAGCCACCAAGCGGTTCAAGAAAACCGCGACCGGCTTCAAGCACAAGCAGTCCTTCACCAGTCATATCTTGACCAAGAAGAGCCCCAAGCGTAAGCGTCAGCTCCGTGGTACCAAGCTGATTGCCAAGTCTGATGTGGCTTCCATCAAGCGTATGACCGCGTGCTGA
- the infC gene encoding translation initiation factor IF-3 yields MIIKQRTNRGGRTPKAPINENIDATEVRLIDAEGNQVGVVPIEDALKQAEEASLDLVQVTDSDPIVCKIMDYGKKIFDEKKAKAAAKKKQKQTQVKELKFRPGTEEGDYQVKLRNLVRFLENGDRGKITIRFRGREMAHQEIGMQLMQRIEADIDELAQVEMRPKMEGRQMTMVVAPRKKK; encoded by the coding sequence CTGATTATTAAACAGCGAACGAATCGGGGTGGGCGCACACCTAAGGCGCCGATCAATGAGAATATTGACGCAACCGAAGTCCGACTGATCGATGCCGAAGGCAATCAGGTCGGTGTAGTACCAATAGAGGATGCCCTGAAGCAAGCGGAAGAGGCATCTCTTGACCTGGTCCAGGTTACGGATTCCGATCCGATCGTCTGTAAAATAATGGACTACGGCAAGAAAATCTTCGACGAGAAGAAAGCGAAAGCGGCTGCCAAGAAGAAGCAGAAGCAGACGCAGGTCAAAGAGCTTAAGTTCCGTCCAGGAACTGAAGAAGGGGATTATCAGGTCAAACTACGCAACCTGGTACGTTTCCTTGAAAACGGGGACCGCGGCAAAATCACGATCCGCTTCCGAGGCCGTGAGATGGCACACCAGGAAATTGGTATGCAACTCATGCAGCGCATCGAAGCAGACATTGATGAGCTAGCCCAGGTAGAGATGCGGCCGAAAATGGAAGGCCGGCAGATGACCATGGTTGTGGCGCCCCGCAAGAAGAAGTAA
- the thrS gene encoding threonine--tRNA ligase, whose product MPVVTLPDGSHRSFAEPVTVHDVAADIGAGLAKAALAGKVDGRLVDTSYRIEQDAELAIVTERDDDGVDIIRHSTAHLLAMAVKELFPAAQVTIGPVIDNGFYYDFKFDRPFTNEDLARIEKRMEELSKQDIPVSRSVMSREDAVRLFDEMGEEYKVRIIEDIPGDEDLSFYRQGDFIDLCRGPHVPSTGKLKAFKLTKVSGAFWRGDTSNEQLQRVYGTAWGNKKDLKAYLHRLEEAEKRDHRKVGKKLNLFHMQEEAPGMVFWHPDGWSLYQEIEQYMRRKQQEHGYKEIKTPQVVSRTLWEKSGHWDKFKDDMFTTESEKHDYAIKPMNCPCHVQVFNQGLKSYKDLPLRLAEFGSCHRNEASGALHGLMRVRGFTQDDAHIFCEEDAIQKEVSAFIEMLHEIYTDFGFTEILYKLSTRPEKRVGSDEVWDKAEAALEQALNREGVNWELLPGEGAFYGPKIEFSLRDCIGRVWQCGTIQVDFSMPGRLGAQYVADNSERKTPVMLHRAVLGSFERFIGILIEEYEGAFPTWLAPTQVAILNITDNQRDYCQNLAKKWDSLGLRVNADLRNEKIGFKIREHTINKVPFLAVVGDKEIENNAVAVRTRKGEDLGTMSLEAFEQLLADDIQRKGRTKTEI is encoded by the coding sequence ATGCCCGTCGTAACCTTGCCCGATGGCAGCCATCGCAGTTTTGCCGAACCCGTAACCGTTCATGACGTCGCCGCCGATATTGGTGCCGGCCTCGCCAAGGCCGCCCTCGCCGGAAAGGTGGATGGCCGGCTGGTGGACACCAGCTATCGTATCGAACAGGATGCCGAGCTGGCGATTGTCACCGAGCGTGATGATGACGGCGTTGATATTATTCGTCACTCCACGGCGCATTTGCTGGCCATGGCAGTCAAGGAACTGTTTCCGGCTGCGCAAGTCACCATTGGCCCGGTTATCGACAACGGCTTCTATTACGACTTCAAGTTCGACCGCCCGTTCACCAACGAGGACCTGGCGCGGATCGAGAAGCGGATGGAGGAGCTTTCGAAGCAGGATATTCCGGTTTCCCGGTCGGTGATGTCACGGGAAGACGCGGTTCGGTTGTTTGACGAAATGGGCGAAGAGTATAAGGTGCGCATCATCGAGGATATTCCCGGTGATGAGGATCTTTCGTTTTACCGCCAGGGTGATTTTATTGACTTGTGTCGCGGCCCCCACGTGCCGAGTACCGGCAAACTGAAGGCCTTCAAGCTGACCAAGGTTTCCGGTGCGTTCTGGCGTGGTGACACCAGCAACGAACAGCTGCAACGGGTTTATGGCACCGCCTGGGGCAACAAGAAAGACCTCAAGGCGTACCTGCACCGTCTGGAAGAAGCGGAAAAACGGGACCACCGCAAGGTCGGCAAGAAGCTCAACCTGTTCCACATGCAGGAAGAAGCGCCTGGCATGGTGTTCTGGCATCCGGATGGCTGGTCGCTGTACCAGGAGATTGAGCAGTACATGCGCCGCAAACAGCAGGAACATGGCTATAAGGAAATCAAGACGCCCCAGGTGGTGTCCCGTACCCTGTGGGAAAAATCCGGCCACTGGGACAAGTTCAAGGATGATATGTTCACCACCGAGTCGGAGAAGCACGACTACGCCATCAAGCCAATGAACTGTCCCTGCCACGTACAGGTGTTCAATCAGGGCCTGAAGAGCTACAAGGACCTGCCCCTGCGGCTGGCAGAATTTGGATCCTGTCACCGTAACGAGGCCTCTGGTGCGCTCCACGGGCTGATGCGCGTTCGCGGCTTTACCCAGGATGATGCGCACATCTTCTGTGAAGAAGATGCCATCCAGAAGGAAGTGTCGGCATTCATTGAAATGCTGCACGAAATCTACACAGATTTTGGGTTTACCGAAATTCTGTACAAGCTGTCCACCCGGCCCGAGAAGCGGGTCGGCTCTGACGAGGTCTGGGACAAGGCCGAGGCTGCCCTGGAGCAAGCGCTGAATCGCGAAGGTGTGAACTGGGAGTTGTTGCCGGGCGAAGGTGCCTTTTACGGACCTAAAATCGAGTTTTCCCTGAGGGACTGTATCGGCCGGGTATGGCAATGCGGTACCATTCAGGTCGATTTTTCCATGCCGGGCCGGTTGGGTGCGCAGTATGTTGCGGATAATTCCGAGCGGAAAACGCCGGTTATGCTGCATCGGGCGGTGTTGGGGTCCTTCGAGCGTTTTATCGGCATTCTGATCGAGGAATACGAAGGTGCATTCCCGACATGGCTGGCCCCGACCCAGGTCGCCATCCTCAATATCACCGATAATCAGCGCGATTATTGCCAGAATCTGGCGAAAAAGTGGGATTCTTTGGGCTTGAGGGTTAATGCTGACTTGAGAAACGAGAAGATCGGCTTTAAAATCCGCGAGCACACTATTAATAAAGTTCCCTTTCTGGCTGTTGTCGGAGACAAAGAAATCGAGAACAACGCCGTTGCGGTGAGAACCCGCAAAGGTGAGGATTTGGGAACTATGTCGCTTGAAGCGTTTGAGCAGCTATTGGCTGATGACATCCAACGCAAGGGCAGAACCAAGACGGAGATCTGA
- a CDS encoding TRAP transporter permease: MTGKDPDFGDSVDTSSVEKFLQSETGGRAGTGPAAVILFVIPVVWSLFQLWIASPLPYIFEVGMFNSTEARSIHLAFASFLAFAAFPMIKGRHETSNRVPFYDWILAGLAAFCSSYLYLFYDQLSTRPGAPILQDLIVAIVGLLLLLEATRRALGLPLTVVAAVFIIYSLAGPYMPAVISHAGASLEKLASHQWLGTEGVFGVALGVSTSFVFLFVLFGALLERAGAGNYFIQVAYASLGHMKGGPAKAAVVSSGLSGIISGSSIANVVTTGTFTIPLMKRVGFPATKAGAVEVAASTNGQLTPPVMGAAAFLMVEYVGISYLEVMKHAILPALISYIALVYIVHLEACKLNMKGLERPKKPTLAQRMLTWVFVLLGLAVLTLAVYYGVGWTKGVFGDQAAWILGPVLLLIYIGLVAYASRYPDLEEDDPEDPMDKLPPLGRTVKTGLYYLVPVVVLIWCLTVERFSPQLSAFWATLLMIFIVVTQVPLKNFFRKQGNLGAAFWQGCVDVVRSLATGARNMIGIGVATATAGIVVGTVTLTGIGLVMAQFVEFISGGNLMLMLVFTAVISLILGMGLPTTANYIVVSTLMAPVIVTLGAQNGLIVPLIAVHMFVFYFGILADDTPPVGLAAYAAAAISGADPIRTGIQGFTYDIRTAILPFMFIFNTQLLLIGLTGWFDLLVTIFSAVTAMLVFSAATQGFWFVRSRWWETLCLLLITFTLFRPGFWWDMVYPPVESRPGTRIMEYIETVPAGEDIVIKATGMTIDGEEESTFLQLPLPAGETPVARLQESGLGLRKDGDRMVVDYVSYGSVAENAGLYFDWTIDSFQVPLERPPKELMFIPALILLGLVAFGQLRRRAREEGAPQSA, from the coding sequence ATGACCGGTAAAGATCCCGATTTCGGGGATTCCGTAGATACCTCCTCCGTTGAAAAGTTCCTGCAGTCAGAAACCGGCGGCCGGGCTGGAACCGGTCCTGCCGCGGTGATTCTGTTTGTTATTCCGGTGGTCTGGTCGCTGTTTCAATTGTGGATTGCGTCACCGCTGCCCTACATTTTTGAAGTAGGGATGTTCAACTCGACAGAAGCACGCTCGATTCACCTGGCGTTTGCGTCTTTTCTGGCATTTGCTGCATTCCCGATGATTAAAGGGCGGCATGAAACCTCCAACAGGGTGCCGTTTTATGACTGGATTCTGGCAGGGCTGGCGGCCTTCTGCTCATCCTACCTTTATCTGTTTTACGATCAGCTGTCGACCCGGCCGGGCGCGCCGATTCTGCAAGACCTGATTGTCGCCATTGTCGGTCTGTTACTCCTGCTGGAGGCCACACGCCGTGCACTTGGCCTGCCGCTCACCGTTGTCGCCGCCGTGTTCATTATCTATTCGCTCGCCGGACCCTATATGCCGGCAGTGATTTCCCATGCGGGTGCCAGCCTGGAAAAACTGGCATCGCACCAGTGGTTGGGGACTGAGGGCGTCTTCGGGGTCGCACTCGGCGTCTCCACGAGCTTCGTGTTCCTGTTCGTCCTCTTTGGTGCCTTGCTGGAGCGGGCCGGCGCCGGCAACTACTTCATCCAGGTGGCCTATGCCTCGCTGGGGCACATGAAGGGAGGTCCGGCGAAGGCAGCCGTGGTTTCAAGTGGTTTGAGCGGGATCATTTCCGGCTCCTCCATTGCCAACGTGGTAACGACCGGTACCTTTACCATTCCATTGATGAAACGGGTCGGATTTCCTGCCACCAAAGCCGGTGCGGTAGAGGTGGCTGCGTCGACCAATGGCCAGCTTACGCCACCGGTGATGGGGGCCGCGGCCTTCCTGATGGTTGAGTACGTGGGTATCTCCTATCTGGAGGTCATGAAGCACGCCATACTTCCGGCACTCATTTCGTACATCGCGCTGGTTTACATCGTTCATCTGGAGGCCTGCAAGCTGAACATGAAGGGCCTCGAACGTCCGAAAAAGCCAACACTGGCCCAGCGGATGCTTACCTGGGTGTTCGTGTTACTGGGATTGGCGGTGCTGACCCTGGCGGTGTACTACGGCGTTGGCTGGACCAAAGGCGTGTTTGGCGATCAGGCGGCCTGGATTCTGGGGCCTGTCCTGCTGCTCATTTACATCGGCCTGGTGGCGTACGCGTCCAGATACCCGGACCTGGAGGAAGACGATCCGGAAGACCCGATGGACAAGTTGCCACCCCTGGGGCGGACTGTCAAAACCGGCCTGTATTACCTCGTGCCGGTTGTGGTGCTGATCTGGTGTCTTACGGTAGAGCGCTTTTCACCCCAGCTTTCGGCGTTCTGGGCGACCCTGCTGATGATCTTTATTGTGGTTACTCAGGTTCCGCTCAAGAACTTTTTCCGCAAGCAGGGAAACCTGGGGGCGGCATTCTGGCAGGGTTGCGTGGATGTGGTGCGATCACTGGCAACCGGCGCCAGAAACATGATTGGCATTGGTGTTGCGACCGCTACTGCCGGCATCGTGGTGGGTACGGTAACGCTGACGGGTATCGGGCTGGTGATGGCCCAGTTCGTCGAGTTCATCTCGGGTGGCAACCTGATGCTCATGCTCGTTTTCACCGCCGTGATCAGTCTGATCCTTGGGATGGGGTTGCCGACCACCGCCAACTACATTGTGGTATCCACCCTGATGGCCCCGGTTATTGTGACCCTGGGCGCCCAGAACGGCTTGATTGTGCCCCTGATTGCGGTGCACATGTTCGTGTTCTATTTCGGGATACTGGCGGACGATACGCCACCCGTGGGGTTGGCGGCCTACGCCGCCGCTGCCATTTCCGGGGCCGACCCGATTCGAACGGGGATTCAGGGTTTCACCTACGATATCCGGACGGCGATCCTGCCGTTCATGTTCATCTTCAACACCCAGTTGTTGCTGATCGGGCTGACTGGCTGGTTTGATCTGCTGGTCACGATTTTCAGTGCGGTGACGGCCATGCTGGTGTTCTCTGCCGCGACCCAGGGTTTCTGGTTCGTCAGGAGCCGTTGGTGGGAAACCCTGTGCCTGCTATTGATCACCTTCACGCTCTTCCGCCCGGGGTTCTGGTGGGACATGGTTTATCCTCCGGTAGAAAGCCGCCCCGGAACCCGGATCATGGAGTACATCGAGACAGTTCCGGCGGGCGAGGACATTGTGATCAAGGCCACGGGCATGACCATCGATGGCGAGGAGGAATCTACGTTCCTGCAACTGCCTTTGCCGGCAGGTGAAACACCAGTGGCGCGGCTCCAGGAGTCTGGCCTTGGCCTGCGCAAGGACGGCGACAGGATGGTTGTTGATTATGTCTCCTACGGCAGTGTGGCAGAAAATGCCGGCCTGTATTTTGACTGGACGATTGACTCCTTTCAGGTGCCGCTCGAGCGCCCGCCGAAGGAGCTGATGTTCATTCCGGCCCTGATCCTTCTGGGACTGGTTGCGTTCGGCCAGTTGCGCCGAAGAGCCCGGGAAGAGGGGGCCCCGCAGTCCGCCTGA
- a CDS encoding TAXI family TRAP transporter solute-binding subunit: MRLKLKASAFAVAAAVGLGIASAPASAQEQQFVTIGTGGVTGVYYPAGGAICRLVNMDRKEHGIRCSVESTGGSVYNLNAIRQGELDLAVAQSDWQYHAYNGTSQFKDDGPNKELRAVFSLHPEPFTVVASKASGIKTFEDLAGKRVSVGNPGSGQRATAEVLMNEMGWTLDKFSLAAELKAAEQSQALCDGNIDAFFYTVGHPSGAIKEATTSCDSVIVEVDNPASQKLIKENPYYRKAIIPGGMYRGTDEDVATFGVAATLVSSTDVPDEVVYQVVKAVFENFDSFKRLHPAFANLDKTEMVSDALSAPLHPGALKYYKEAGLIK, translated from the coding sequence ATGAGACTGAAACTCAAAGCTTCCGCATTTGCCGTTGCCGCCGCTGTAGGCTTGGGCATTGCCTCAGCTCCGGCTAGCGCACAGGAGCAACAGTTTGTGACCATCGGTACCGGTGGCGTGACCGGTGTTTATTATCCGGCCGGCGGTGCTATCTGTCGCCTGGTGAACATGGATCGTAAAGAGCACGGCATTCGCTGCTCCGTGGAGAGTACCGGTGGCTCTGTCTACAACCTGAATGCCATCCGTCAGGGCGAGCTGGATCTGGCGGTTGCCCAGTCCGACTGGCAGTACCACGCCTATAATGGAACCAGTCAGTTCAAGGATGATGGCCCCAACAAGGAGCTTCGCGCGGTATTCTCGCTGCATCCGGAACCGTTTACCGTGGTCGCCAGCAAAGCCTCCGGCATCAAGACGTTTGAAGACCTTGCGGGCAAGCGTGTGTCGGTCGGTAACCCGGGTTCTGGCCAACGAGCCACTGCTGAAGTACTGATGAACGAAATGGGCTGGACCCTCGACAAGTTCTCACTGGCGGCGGAGCTCAAGGCCGCAGAACAGTCGCAGGCTCTGTGTGATGGCAACATTGACGCATTTTTCTACACCGTCGGGCACCCGTCCGGTGCTATCAAGGAAGCGACCACTTCCTGTGACAGCGTTATCGTTGAGGTGGATAACCCCGCCAGCCAGAAGCTGATCAAGGAGAACCCGTACTACCGCAAGGCTATCATCCCCGGCGGCATGTACCGCGGAACGGATGAGGACGTGGCTACCTTTGGTGTCGCAGCGACCCTCGTGTCCTCGACCGATGTGCCCGATGAGGTGGTCTACCAGGTGGTCAAGGCTGTATTCGAGAACTTTGACAGCTTCAAGCGACTGCATCCGGCGTTTGCCAATCTGGACAAGACCGAAATGGTCTCTGACGCCCTGAGTGCGCCGCTGCATCCGGGTGCCCTGAAGTACTACAAGGAAGCCGGTCTGATCAAGTAA
- a CDS encoding efflux RND transporter permease subunit, whose amino-acid sequence MSNPKHDKGEHYLTTPNAEPFLERVIFNNRAIILIAFFLLTLFLGYNAIKIQPDASFERMIPLQHPYIVNMLENRDDLQNLGNFVRIAVEVEEGDIFTKEYMETLKQITDEVFYLNGVDRSGLKSLWTSNVRWVEVTEQGFQGGTVIPDSYDGSDASLEQLRQNVLRSNEVGRLVADNFKSTIVYAPLYEKNPETGEPLDYGEFSRQLEEKIREKYEAQNPNVEIHIVGFAKKVGDLIEGIGSIAWFAGITIILTTLLLYWYSRSITGTLVPVFTSIIAVFWQLGTLRLLGYGLDPYSVLVPFLVFAIGISHGVQIVNSIAVESAKGFDSATAARLAFRALYIPGMLALISDAFGFLTLFFIEIDVIRDLAVAAGIGVAFVIITNLVLHVLIMSYVGISKGGIRHVQNHGEKQDRKWRVMSYFSHPGVAPISLLIGLIGLGLGLYYKQDLKVGDLDRGAPELRADSRYNTDNAFIIDNYSTSADVLVVMVETPVEQCTQYEVLRAMDALQWELENTPGVQSSASLADVSKIVTKALNEGNWKWYEISRNQTIINASIRSAPSGLINTDCSLTPVLVFLEDHKAETLQTVVSRVEEFAANNNTEDHTFLLAAGNAGVESATNEVIANAKDKMLLLVYGVVSLLCLVTFRSVRAVLCIVIPLGLTSVLCEAIMAVSGIGIKVATLPVIALGVGIGVDYGIYIYSKLEKFLLEGKTLQDAYYETLRSTGKAVIFTGVTLGLGVVTWIFSPIKFQADMGFLLFFMFLWNMVGAIWLLPALARFLLRPDQMLAKARAAK is encoded by the coding sequence ATGTCCAATCCGAAGCATGACAAGGGCGAGCATTACCTGACGACGCCCAATGCGGAACCGTTCCTGGAGCGGGTCATTTTCAATAACCGCGCCATCATTCTGATCGCCTTTTTTCTGCTGACCCTGTTTCTGGGCTACAACGCCATCAAGATTCAGCCTGATGCCAGTTTTGAGCGGATGATTCCGCTGCAGCACCCCTATATCGTGAATATGCTGGAGAACCGCGATGATCTGCAGAACCTAGGCAACTTCGTGCGGATCGCGGTTGAAGTGGAAGAGGGGGATATCTTCACCAAGGAATACATGGAGACCCTGAAGCAGATTACCGATGAGGTTTTCTACCTGAACGGGGTCGACCGTTCCGGCCTGAAATCCCTCTGGACATCGAACGTGCGCTGGGTAGAGGTGACCGAGCAAGGCTTCCAGGGCGGCACGGTCATCCCGGACAGTTACGATGGCTCGGATGCCAGCCTGGAACAGCTCCGCCAGAACGTTCTGCGTTCGAACGAGGTGGGCCGCCTGGTGGCGGATAATTTCAAGTCCACCATTGTTTATGCGCCCCTGTACGAAAAGAATCCGGAAACAGGTGAGCCGCTGGATTACGGCGAGTTCTCCCGCCAACTCGAAGAGAAGATTCGCGAGAAATACGAGGCCCAGAACCCGAACGTCGAGATCCATATTGTCGGTTTCGCAAAGAAAGTCGGCGATCTGATCGAAGGGATTGGTTCGATTGCCTGGTTTGCCGGCATCACCATCATTCTGACGACCCTGCTGTTGTACTGGTACTCCCGGTCCATTACCGGAACGCTGGTTCCGGTCTTTACCTCAATCATTGCCGTTTTCTGGCAACTGGGTACCTTGAGGCTTTTGGGCTACGGGTTGGATCCTTATTCGGTTCTGGTGCCGTTCCTCGTGTTTGCCATTGGTATCAGTCACGGCGTACAGATCGTTAACTCCATTGCCGTCGAATCGGCCAAAGGCTTCGATTCAGCCACCGCTGCCCGCCTGGCGTTCCGGGCGCTCTATATTCCGGGGATGCTGGCGTTGATTTCAGATGCCTTCGGGTTCCTCACACTGTTCTTTATCGAGATTGACGTAATCCGGGATCTGGCTGTTGCCGCCGGTATAGGTGTGGCCTTTGTGATCATCACCAACCTGGTACTGCATGTTCTGATCATGTCCTATGTAGGAATCTCAAAGGGCGGCATTCGCCATGTCCAGAACCACGGTGAAAAGCAGGATCGCAAGTGGCGTGTCATGTCCTACTTTTCCCATCCGGGGGTGGCGCCGATTTCCCTTCTGATCGGCTTGATTGGTCTCGGTCTGGGGCTCTACTACAAGCAGGATCTGAAAGTGGGTGACCTAGATCGCGGCGCGCCGGAACTGCGGGCCGATTCAAGGTACAACACCGACAACGCTTTCATCATTGATAACTACTCGACCAGTGCGGATGTTCTGGTGGTGATGGTGGAGACTCCGGTGGAGCAGTGCACCCAGTATGAGGTGCTGCGTGCCATGGATGCCCTGCAATGGGAGCTTGAAAACACACCGGGCGTTCAGTCTTCCGCGTCTCTGGCGGATGTCTCGAAAATTGTCACCAAGGCGCTGAACGAAGGTAACTGGAAGTGGTATGAGATTTCCCGGAACCAGACCATCATCAACGCCTCGATCCGGAGTGCTCCTTCCGGCCTGATCAATACCGATTGCAGCCTTACCCCGGTGCTGGTGTTCCTGGAGGATCACAAGGCTGAAACACTTCAGACGGTTGTCAGTCGTGTCGAGGAGTTTGCTGCCAATAATAACACCGAAGACCACACCTTCCTGCTGGCCGCCGGTAACGCGGGCGTTGAGTCAGCCACCAACGAGGTCATCGCCAACGCCAAGGACAAGATGTTGTTGCTGGTCTATGGGGTGGTCAGCTTGTTGTGCCTGGTGACCTTCCGCTCGGTAAGAGCCGTGCTGTGTATCGTAATACCGCTTGGCCTGACCTCTGTCCTCTGTGAGGCGATCATGGCCGTCTCCGGTATTGGCATCAAGGTGGCGACCTTGCCGGTCATTGCACTCGGGGTTGGTATCGGGGTCGATTACGGCATTTATATCTACAGCAAACTCGAGAAGTTCCTGCTAGAGGGCAAGACCTTGCAGGATGCCTATTACGAAACGTTGCGCTCAACCGGTAAAGCGGTGATTTTCACCGGCGTAACACTGGGCCTCGGTGTGGTGACCTGGATCTTCTCGCCGATCAAGTTCCAGGCAGACATGGGCTTCCTCCTGTTCTTTATGTTCCTGTGGAACATGGTTGGTGCCATCTGGCTGCTTCCCGCACTGGCCCGCTTCCTGCTGAGGCCGGACCAGATGCTTGCAAAAGCCCGCGCTGCGAAATAA